A part of Saccharicrinis carchari genomic DNA contains:
- the gmk gene encoding guanylate kinase — translation MNSTNPKNGKLIIFSAPSGSGKTTIVKSLLTKNFNLEFSISATTRAPRGQEKHGVDYYFLQPDEFRAKINANELLEWEEVYADKYYGTLKSEVERITKQGKNVVFDVDVVGGLNIKKMFPQNSLAIFIQPPSIAALKTRLICRGIDTPDVITQRLNKAEEELQYAKKFDHIVVNNDLQTAIDEAAHLLTDFLQ, via the coding sequence ATGAACAGCACAAACCCCAAGAACGGCAAATTAATTATTTTTTCTGCTCCCTCCGGATCGGGCAAAACCACCATTGTAAAAAGCTTGCTCACGAAAAATTTCAATCTCGAATTTTCCATCTCAGCCACTACGCGTGCTCCTCGTGGCCAGGAAAAACACGGTGTGGATTATTACTTTTTACAACCCGATGAGTTCAGAGCAAAAATAAATGCCAACGAACTTTTAGAATGGGAAGAAGTTTATGCCGATAAATATTATGGCACACTAAAAAGCGAAGTCGAACGCATCACCAAACAGGGAAAAAATGTAGTGTTTGACGTAGATGTTGTAGGCGGACTCAATATAAAAAAAATGTTTCCCCAAAACTCACTGGCTATTTTTATTCAACCTCCATCCATTGCAGCATTAAAAACCAGGTTAATTTGCCGTGGCATCGACACCCCGGATGTAATTACACAACGCCTTAATAAAGCCGAAGAAGAATTACAATATGCCAAAAAATTCGACCACATTGTGGTTAACAACGACCTGCAAACAGCTATTGACGAAGCTGCGCATCTATTGACAGACTTTTTACAATGA
- the nadD gene encoding nicotinate (nicotinamide) nucleotide adenylyltransferase — translation MNKKRIGLFFGSFNPVHVGHLALANYIVENSYIEQIWFVVSPQNPFKEEDELANTTLRLQMLEASVKGYPKFKICDIELNLPTPSYTYLTLKKLQATYPDFTFTIILGSDNLQQLHRWNNAQQIAANYSFMVYPRPGFKTEQKHLKIQLETIEAPVFNIDSTTIRKGIREGKNYTFMVPKEAYAYIVKKGMYKP, via the coding sequence ATGAACAAAAAAAGAATAGGTTTATTTTTTGGATCGTTTAATCCGGTTCATGTGGGACATTTGGCATTGGCCAATTATATAGTTGAAAATTCCTACATTGAACAGATATGGTTTGTAGTGAGTCCTCAAAACCCCTTTAAGGAAGAGGATGAACTGGCTAACACCACCCTGCGCTTACAAATGTTAGAGGCATCGGTTAAGGGATACCCGAAATTTAAAATCTGTGATATCGAATTGAACCTCCCCACCCCATCCTATACCTATCTTACCTTAAAAAAATTACAAGCAACTTATCCCGACTTTACTTTCACCATTATCCTGGGATCCGATAATTTGCAGCAGTTGCACCGCTGGAACAATGCCCAACAGATTGCCGCAAATTACTCCTTTATGGTATATCCTCGCCCGGGATTTAAAACAGAGCAGAAACACCTTAAAATTCAACTCGAAACGATTGAAGCCCCTGTTTTTAACATCGATTCCACTACTATACGCAAAGGCATTCGCGAGGGTAAAAACTATACGTTTATGGTGCCCAAAGAGGCATATGCTTATATTGTTAAAAAG